One genomic region from Onychostoma macrolepis isolate SWU-2019 chromosome 23, ASM1243209v1, whole genome shotgun sequence encodes:
- the LOC131531642 gene encoding uncharacterized protein C1orf87 homolog, translated as MESHREDHHATAGGEIVGGKQIKYFTDGTKSPTDHLKVTNCLEHRHSPPNRVTDGDSSRKSPSHDLEHLRPAEHTENLLDALRQVPDRRCVTAPCGDRSRSYIHLKSTTNMGYSKQLMQNPHITEPQTEDPIKSSPEFCLLSSVSEELQDLEPQTFHIIEEEVTSLDPSRSGTIHQSELTCLFLRLQLPLKLSTLACMFQSFSNTTDPEQVHYQDLLQFIQKAVQEEKQQSFKAEIWDASVASTDLESVSDRSKVNAGQRETWLQRFQKMEIALQMCDTQNTGYVDRDQAKRLLQNYSLIYDLNLSPLKVSEVTRNTQQEGKVHLASALRQLKELHIA; from the exons atggaaagcCACAGGGAAGATCATCATGCCACAGCTGGTGGTGAGATTGTTGGTGGGAAACAAATTAAGTATTTTACTGATGGgacaaaaag tcCTACAGATCATCTTAAGGTAACAAACTGCTTGGAGCACAGACACAGTCCACCTAACAGAGTCACAGATGGAGATTCAAGCAGAAAATCACCTTCTCATGACCTGGAGCATCTGAGACCAGCTGAGCACACAGAAAACCTGTTAGATGCCCTCAGacag GTACCTGACAGACGGTGTGTGACGGCACCATGTGGAGATCGATCACGATCCTACATACATCTGAAGTCCACAACCAACATGGGTTACTCAAAACAACTCATGCAAAATCCTCATATTACGGAGCCACAG ACAGAGGATCCAATTAAATCCAGTCCAGAGTTCTGCCTCCTCTCATCTGTCTCAGAGGAACTGCAGGATTTGGAACCACAAACATTCCACATCATCGAGGAGGAAGTGACATCACTGGATCCGTCTCGATCAGGAACCATCCATCAGTCAGAACTCACATGTCTGTTCCTCAGACTGCAGCTCCCTCTGAAGCTCAGCACACTGGCATGTATGTTCCAATCCTTCAGTAACACCACCGACCCGGAGCAG GTACACTACCAAGACTTGCTGCAGTTCATACAGAAAGCTGTACAAGAAGAGAAACAGCAAAGTTTTAAG GCAGAGATCTGGGATGCGTCAGTGGCCAGTACTGACCTGGAATCAGTGAGCGACAGGAGCAAAGTGAATGCAGGTCAAAGAGAAACATGGCTTCAGAGGTTCCAGAAGATGGAGATAGCCTTACAAATGTGTGACACCCAAAACACAG GATATGTGGATAGAGACCAAGCCAAACGCCTGCTACAGAACTACAGCCTCATCTATGATCTGAATCTGAGTCCTCTGAAGGTCAGCGAGGTCACACGTAACACTCAGCAAGAGGGCAAAGTTCACCTCGCATCGGCTCTGAGGCAGCTGAAGGAACTACACATTGCTTAA
- the cd40 gene encoding tumor necrosis factor receptor superfamily member 5 gives MRGLFILCALVTLFYLVSCCEKETHYLKDDKCCKMCGPGKRMLVDDNCEDPRCQDCEDGEYQSGYTSKNKCERQPSCDTNLHFLSQMNPSKTSLSKCQCQRGYYCTQDDDCDTCREHTVCKPGQKVIKKGSSVSDAECEACKNGTFSTHDSADTCKEWTICEHGYDKNAPGSSTSDRICVDGTPNRRVEIGLGVAAFLLAIIAVTGVLVWLKNSKSCKEFSQKITGISITRLEQDADVERAIQPLNQQPEEDDDDSTPVSPTLSNVTENGYPVQQEHGKESVSSHPESNSVL, from the exons ATGAGAGGACTTTTCATTCTTTGTGCGCTG GTCACATTGTTTTACCTTGTGTCATGCTGTGAGAAGGAAACACATTATTTGAAGGATGATAAATGCTGTAAGATGTGTGGACCAG GTAAGAGGATGTTGGTGGATGATAACTGCGAGGACCCACGCTGTCAGGACTGCGAAGACGGAGAGTATCAGAGCGGCTACACAAGCAAAAACAAATGTGAACGCCAGCCCAGCTGTGACACCA ATTTGCATTTTCTGTCACAAATGAATCCCAGTAAAACCAGCCTTAGCAAATGCCAGTGTCAACGTGGATACTACTGTACACAAGACGATGACTGCGACACTTGTAGGGAACACACAGTTTGCAAGCCAGGACAGAAAGTCATCAAAAAAG GTTCATCGGTTAGTGATGCTGAGTGTGAGGCATGTAAAAATGGAACATTCTCCACCCATGATTCAGCTGACACTTGCAAGGAATGGACAAt ATGTGAACATGGATATGACAAAAATGCTCCTGGCAGTTCAACCTCAGACCGGATCTGCG TGGATGGTACACCCAATCGCAGAGTTGAAATTGGGCTGGGAGTTGCAGCATTTCTGCTTGCCATTATAGCTGTAACTGGAGTGCTTGTCTGGTTAAAAA ACAGTAAAAGCTGTAAAGAG ttttccCAAAAGATAACAGGCATAAGTATAACAAGATTGGAGCAAGATGCAGATGTTGAGAGAGCAATCCAACCATTAAATCAACAGCCTGAGGAGGACGATGATGACAGCACGCCCGTGAGCCCCACACTGAGTAACGTGACTGAAAATGGATATCCTGTACAACAAGAGCATGGCAAAGAGTCCGTCAGTTCACATCCCGAATCAAATTCAGTTTTGTAG